A window of Aricia agestis chromosome 10, ilAriAges1.1, whole genome shotgun sequence genomic DNA:
TATTtctttcaaatattatataaattttaaattgattttatttgaCCGCATTTTTCAATGCTAAAAATACTAATAGCCTTAGAACTTTAACAGCGACCGTGAACAccttgataaatatttttattggacATTTTCTAGCCCGAGATATAAGCACTAAAATGGAGATTTTTTGGTCTTTGCCTTTGTTGTTGCTGTAAtatttatcccaccaaaaacatacctgttaaaataGGGACTAGTTCCTATATGCTAATTTATGGCctaaaaaaagagttgaaatctaATCCAATGCCAAGTTCAGATGCACTTCATCGATTATAATTATCTTCATCAACAGTctgatccataatacttctaatttgAACTTAGCAAgttaacaaaattatataaatattatctaattaaataataatttaatcaagTGTTATGTATAGGACAaaaacctgccaagttcaaatttagaagtATCAAGCTGTTTCAACAAGTAAGGCCCTATTTTAACaagtatgtttttggtgggatttcaatactttttttcaAGAAATCATACGTGTGTTTTTTTTGTGCCACGCCCGATATAAACAATACTTTCGATAGATGCCGCTAGTGGTATTTGTTAAACTATCAAAAGaagctaaattttttttttttagtaaacaGTATTTCCTAATTAAGCTAAACATAGTGCATTAtacgtgataatattttataccccCTCTCTTCCTCCCACCCTCCTCATCGTATTCTCATTGTATCACTAGTACATAAGAATTTTTATCTAAAGTTCGTAGATGAGCTGACTCACGCTTGACTGATTTCTttaattccttaattttttgttaatttacatATAACACACGACCTGTGAGCTAAATTTCATAACGCTAGGACATTTGGAAGTATCCTCTAAAGTTCGTAGAGGAGCCGACtcacgcttgaccgatttctaaaatttctttttttaaatctacatGCAACATACGACCTGTGTGACAAATTTTATAACGCTAGGACAATTAGAAGTGGCCTAGAGGTTTTGATTAccagtgagtgagtgagtgagtgccaaaattagctatttttACAGGGACATATTTCATGATCTACCATTATATGTATGAAATTGAGAATACTGCTTAAGTATTAGTAAttacgtaggtataattttatttttgcacTTGCAATAGGCACTGAGATACAGGGGGGtcaaaagtgcgtcgaaacAGTTCGTGTAAATAGAGCACGGTAAGGgcgcggcctgctggaactAGGCCTGCGCACTTCCGTGCGCTTTGATGCTTTCAGATATTATatgatctctggggtatgtccacaaacattataaaatcagtaattgacatcattgccccttacctagtcttagtttttgataattgtattaaaagtggtgtgttcccagacctaatgaagcacagcaaggtgatgcctctatttaaagctgggaaaaaatcagacccagccaattatagaccaatatccatattgccgactttaagtaaaatctttgaaaaaataattttaaatcaattacttgcttactttaactcaaataatttattacataataatcaatttggttttactaaaggtcggtctacaacagatgcaggcattagtcttctgtgtagtatttttgaagcttgggatgTACTTGGTATTTTCTGTGATCtttctaaagcatttgactgtgtggagtatgatactctaataagaaaactacaccattatggtaTAAAGGGCACGGCACTTGAACTTctaaaatcttaccttacaaatagaacgcagagggtggaagttaactccataaggtctaatggaaccaaaataaaactaggtgtgccacaagggtccattttaggcccttttctttttctcatctatataaatgatttaccttatcttattaaagataagcatgagatagtacttgtTGCTGacgacacttcactaatttttaatgtgaagagacgacaatttaattatgacgaggtaaatagtgctctctcaaaaatagtacataggtttaatgctaataatttacttttgaactctaagaaaacacaatgtttaaaatttatcttgccaaatgttaggcaagcacaaaccaatgtactactaaatgatgagaaaatgaatttagtagacaccaccgtgttcctaggcataacgctggattgtaagttacaatggggtccacatattgcaaaaatggcagataagcttagttctgcagcatatgctgttaaaaaaattcgtgaaatcactgatgtagagaccgcgcgattagtttactttagctactttcatagcataatgtcttacggcatcctcttgtggggaaacgcggcggacattaatacaataatataattttaaaaaagcagttaaagaacgtttgtgtgctaaagcgtattataaagtcaatgatttcatcgaggacagcacaccttgggaatagggtggctccatgcaggttacttttcttttatttttgttacatagctggaagacataacattgtaattttccatttttttagtaaaagatggccccgtgcgagtttcttacgccggttcttctcggcggggttgttcccgaaccggtggtaggcaacgtagtttcttcgttcgactttcaaaaagtgtatcatgatacccattttgaataaaaagatattttattttatttattttatactatgacaaaacataaatacaaaaagttttcagtaCCAAAGTATAAAACAAgaataatactatttttaaatGCACACGtggcttataaattataatattatataattgtcacaatttattttattacaatataataattacaattcaTCAAAGTCTAGCTAATACACTCATAgaactttatttttgtaataaattaggATCTATAATTCCTGACCCAAATAAAACTGTCATGCATTCACAAACTTACATCTTTCCCTTGCAAACAATGTTTATTTAATCTTAAGAATAATAGGATAAAAAAGTTATATCCCTGAACTGACCGCCCGCTCCCTGGAGTACATCGCGAGAAGCGCCCCCCTCTTAACCCAATTTCTTGGAGGAGACCCAAAGAGACCCTCTTTGGGTCTCCccccaaataaaatagttttaaattgaCACACTTGAAATTAAGAATTatcaaaaaaaacatttttgtgacATTCCCTACTTATTAAGCTGATGCATTAGTAAATCACGAAAAAAATGTTGTGATTAcgttataaatttaatatatcaAAACATTAGAATACGGCACCATACCTTTCCAGTAAACTAATGAAATATACAATTTGTTATCAACTTGTTATTgttacaaaaatttaatatgTAAGCCGATTATTTGTtggtataatttatgttataaagtatgtcgttatttttttttcaaaagaaaGCACGAGCAAGAAATTGCAGTAAGAATGTTCTAAAAAATTCTTAAAATTTGGTTACAAAATCTCGTTATGTCATATTTGCCTACATTCTAGCCAATCTTTTTGATTTTCACTGCCCTTTCAATGTCACATGTATTGAATCATGTTTTCCAAACGCGGCAAGCATCTAAGGGTTAACTTGTAACGGAAAAGGGAATATTATAGTATCAGTATTGGCCAGTCCCAGAGAGTAATACCCCCGGGGTGCCTCAGCttggcacatccccaaccctgGGAACCCATATTATGGGCCTAGATGCctgaagttttaaataaatagagcGTTTGCCCTATATGTGAGTGAAAAAATGGGAATAGTGACAgttattttttacgaaaatcaaaaattaataatgcagCTGTTTGTTTAGTCAAATTATCTgcacaacttttttttcattcatattatatccatacttccatactaatattataaatgcgacagtgtgtctgtctatctgtccgtcagacgtctgtctgttacctcttcacgctcaaaccgctgaaccgattttgctgaaatttggcatggagatactttgagacccgggaaaggacataggatactttttatcccggaaaaatgtacggttcccgcgcgataaacgaagtttggcgcaacagagttgcgagcATCATCTAGGTATATATAGGTATCAAAGaaagtaaaattaatacttttgtTAAACATGCAATTTTTAATCGAGTTGCTGTGGTTTTAAAGCATTCTAAGAAATTCGTAATTTGAAATTGCATTTATGATATAAAACGAGTAATATActagtattattaattttttatattgtattttaaatgttatttggaCCAATTTCAGTAGATGtacaaaatgaaaatacaaACAAATAGACAAAATTCTGAATATTTGAATGTATATTGAATGGATTATTcgttaacattttataatatttttgatctTTACATATAAGTAAGCCTTGAATAGaacgtaaaataaaaatagttttaatctTAAGATTATAACAAATCTAAGATTTAACACCTTTTAATGACCATTGATAGATTGAACTTTTTGCCAAATTGTAGATTTTTTACAAGCAATAGGTATGCAAAATATTTATCACATATATATTAGACAGACGTGTAAAAATAAGTCTGACTTAATTCTTACACTTATGACCTTTGCTTTTAATCTATAAACGAAATAATTTATAGCCTcgattgaaaaaatattttttataactcaATTTTTCAGTCTAGATAAATAAGTCATTCAAGTTTTGAGATcaccttaataaaaataaaacaatatatacattattaaaagaaaaaatcgtTACGCTTGCGAATGTTAGtatgaataaatatataattgaccTACTACTACAAGAtacataattgataataaatacataattgtaatgaaatatCGGCTGAATTTCAGAAGTAATGATTAACGTTACTAAAAATATAGATagtattacaaaaaaaacttacctTTCAAAATCCAAaagaaatattatacaatggGCAAATATGCTTAtacaataaaagtaatattattatgtatttttttttatttacaaaaaattaacacaataattgtttattttaaattatgtaatgtTAATATCAGGTAAACAGTAATTCATTAAAAACCATAACATGTGATGTGACAAGTAAATAACAATCAAAAGTTCTTTAACTGAAAAACCTGAATGTCATAACAGTTATCTCATATCTCATATTATTCATAAAGTTCAAAAATATGaccttcataataataatataattattattaatataataatattatacatgtgaTACGAATACACCGCTAACGCCGTTGTATTAAGACATATCGTTCACTGTGAGATATGTTAATGTTATTGCAATTTGACGTTTTAGTGGGTGGTTCATCTTCTAATATATAAGCCGGTGCGGGTTTTTTGTCAGCATTCGAACTAGTTCATCGTAGCTGGGCAATCATAGTAAACATGAACTCCGtgagtaaaaatatataacaaataataaaatatgtgattttattgagtgaataaataaatgaaatacaaTTAGTCGAGTGCAATTCAATTAATCGTTCTTGTCTTTACAGGTAATAGTTTTCGCATGCGTGCTGGCTGTTGCCGCCGCCCAGTTCAACAACGGACAATACGTCCCGGAACAGAGCAGATACAACAACTACAACAACAGATACAACAACTACAACAGATACAACAACTACAACGGCAACTACAACAACCGTTACCAGTACCAGAACCAGTTCAGGCCTAGCTCCACTCCCTTCCCCAGCTACTTCTTCTCTTCCACCGCTGCTCCCTCCACCGTCGCCCCCTCTCGTGCCACCTTCGCGCCCTTCAAGTTCCTCTCCTCTACCGCTGCCCCAGCTGTGATCGTCCCCGCTGCCGTTGAAGCTTCTCCAGCTCCATCTGCCTCCCCTGCCCCCTCTGCCGCTCCCTCTGCTGCTCCCTCTGCCGCCCCCTCTGCCGCTCCCTCTGCCGCTCCCTCTGCCGCCCCATCTGCTGCCCCCTCTGTTGCCCCCCTTAAACCCGTGTACGCCTCAGTCGCCCCAGCCGCCGTCGCTGCCCCAGCTCTCGTCTCCAAGTACTACTCGGAGGGTCCCGTAGCTGACATCATCTCCTACGAAAGTGACATCAACCCCGACGGTGCTTTCAGATACGCGTA
This region includes:
- the LOC121731189 gene encoding endocuticle structural glycoprotein SgAbd-1-like — translated: MNSVIVFACVLAVAAAQFNNGQYVPEQSRYNNYNNRYNNYNRYNNYNGNYNNRYQYQNQFRPSSTPFPSYFFSSTAAPSTVAPSRATFAPFKFLSSTAAPAVIVPAAVEASPAPSASPAPSAAPSAAPSAAPSAAPSAAPSAAPSAAPSVAPLKPVYASVAPAAVAAPALVSKYYSEGPVADIISYESDINPDGAFRYAFQTSNGIAAQEEGAPRSFYSGEDAVSPVVAQGSFAWTSPEGQVVQITYVADENGYQPSGDAIPQPPAIPALIARSLEYIARSAPLSAAQVSAQ